Proteins found in one Zea mays cultivar B73 chromosome 1, Zm-B73-REFERENCE-NAM-5.0, whole genome shotgun sequence genomic segment:
- the LOC103644657 gene encoding serine/threonine-protein phosphatase 7 long form homolog has translation MYIPCLTDWDTAGQYSWGSAVLSFLYRQLCEACRRTSSSSSIGGCVYLLQIWMWFRIPVGRPRVFQPRPWPWMIYGNERLRPTYAYIWDQVAAPFARAKRAYMEYVNEFDTLSASSVTWQPYNAPEYAGMIFSVVCSSEDELYMMQCPLVCFWCVEWHLPHRVQRQFGRNQLWPVEDVPTSKELHKFDRRKQKKITDFRQHHLILVNNWESGAENVYSNDELHNNSDYRRYQAWYQGATRCKLRQQWTAEDYADIDSSDDEETEYDLSTRLGTQVEAAPILDRVGNTLRRSVEDIDRQLLTTGDSSMRSFLQRLSRRLRGAAARCGCRTTVEHDVHVPSCTDTATPSTGLGAGFDYDHDEIGPSQLEGAPSTQPLQPQERRRHRSPQRYTLGTDALGKGKTRRR, from the exons ATGTACATCCCATGTCTAACCGACTGGGATACAGCTGGACAGTACAGTTGGGGCTCCGCTGTGCTTTCTTTTTTGTACCGGCAGCTTTGTGAAGCTTGCCGTCGTACGTCCTCCTCTTCGTCTATAGGCGGTTGCGTCTACCTCCTGCAGATATGGATGTG GTTTCGCATACCAGTTGGTCGACCACGTGTTTTCCAGCCTAGACCCTGGCCATGGATGATTTATGGAAATGAACGTCTTCGACCGACGTATGCTTATATTTGGGACCAAGTGGCAGCTCCTTTTGCGAGAGCTAAGAGGGCATACATGGAGTATGTTAACGAGTTTGACACCCTTTCTGCCTCTAGC GTCACATGGCAGCCATACAACGCACCTGAGTATGCTGGGATGATCTTTAGTGTAGTATGCAGCAGTGAAGATGAACTCTATATGATGCAATGTCCTTTGGTCTGTTTCTGGTGTGTTGAGTGGCACCTACCTCACAGGGTTCAGAGACAGTTTGGTAGGAACCAGCTATGGCCGGTTGAAGATGTTCCTACTTCAAAGGAGCTACACAA ATTTGACCGGCGGAAGCAAAAGAAGATAACAGACTTTCGTCAACATCATCTGATATTAGTAAATAATTGGGAATCGGGTGCTGAGAATGTATATTCCAACGATGAGTTGCACAACAACAGTGATTACAGGCGGTACCAAGCTTGGTACCAGGGTGCGACTCGTTGTAAGCTTCGCCAGCAGTGGACAGCGGAAGACTACGCCGACATTGATTCTTCTGACGATGAAGAAACGGAGTATGACCTGTCCACTAGACTGGGAACCCAAGTGGAGGCGGCACCCATATTAGATCGAGTG GGTAACACATTGCGACGGTCGGTAGAGGACATTGATCGCCAACTTTTGACTACGGGCGACAGCAGCATGCGCAGCTTCTTGCAG CGTTTATCTAGGCGCCTACGTGGAGCTGCTGCTCGCTGTGGCTGCAGGACTACTGTTGAACATGACGTCCATGTACCATCGTGTACCGACACAGCAACGCCCTCCACAGGTCTTGGTGCTGGCTTCGACTACGATCACGACGAGATAGGACCTTCACAGCTTGAGGGGGCTCCTTCGACACAGCCATTACAACCACAAGAGCGTAGGCGACACCGCTCTCCACAACGTTACACTCTAGGCACCGACGCTTtaggcaagggtaagactaggagacGTTGA
- the LOC109943421 gene encoding sanguinarine reductase, which yields MAVGCFNPVLSPLVPSPPRSRLRAALRSHSHQPTAVSLRLLPSGAAAGRGTWRLAAAAESQAVQEQQARTEEPGEAGGPGAAEASSKLVLVVGGTGGVGQLVVASLLSRNIKSRLLLRDPEKASALFGKQDESVLQVYKADTRNPNDLDPLMFEGVTHVICCTGTTAFPSKRWDGENTPERVDWDGIRNLVSALPQTIKRLVLVSSIGVTKYNEIPWSIMNLFGVLKYKKMGEDFVRNSGIPFTIIRPGRLTDGPYTSYDLNTLLKATAGERRAVVIGKGDKLVGEVSRLVVAEACIQALDIESTEGQIYEINSVKGEGPGTDPEKWEELFRSVQSD from the exons ATGGCGGTGGGTTGCTTCAACCCCGTGCTCTCGCCGCTCGTTCCTTCGCCGCCGCGTAGCCGCCTCCGAGCGGCGCTGCGGTCTCACTCTCACCAGCCGACCGCGGTCTCCCTCCGCTTGCTCCCGTCCGGCGCGGCAGCTGGTCGTGGCACGTGGCGGCTCGCGGCGGCGGCAGAGTCGCAGGCCGTGCAGGAGCAGCAGGCGCGGACGGAAGAGCCCGGTGAGGCCGGCGGGCCGGGTGCCGCCGAGGCGTCCTCCAAGCTGGTTCTGGTCGTTGGCGGAACCGGTGGTGTTG GGCAGTTGGTTGTAGCATCGTTGCTGAGCAGGAACATCAAGTCAAGGTTGCTCCTAAGAGATCCAGAAAAGGCATCAGCACTATTTGGCAAGCAGGATGAGAGTGTACTGCAG GTTTACAAAGCGGACACAAGAAACCCTAATGATTTGGATCCACTAATGTTTGAG GGAGTTACGCATGTGATATGTTGTACTGGAACTACAGCATTTCCATCTAAACGCTGGGATGGAGAGAATACTCCAGAACGTGTAG ATTGGGATGGCATCAGAAATCTTGTAAGTGCCTTGCCACAGACAATCAAGAGACTGGTTCTTGTGTCATCTATTGGTGTTACAAAATACAATGAGATACCATGGAG CATCATGAATCTGTTTGGTGTGCTCAAGTACAAGAAGATGGGAGAAGACTTTGTTCGCAATTCAGGAATACCATTCACGATTATCAG GCCTGGAAGATTGACAGATGGACCCTACACTTCATATGATCTTAATACACTTCTTAAAGCTACAGCTGGGGAGCGACGAGCAGTAGTCATAGGCAAAG GCGACAAGCTTGTGGGGGAAGTTAGCAGACTTGTGGTGGCAGAAGCTTGTATCCAAGCTTTAGACATTGAATCTACTGAAGGACAGATATATGAGATTAATTCAGTGAAG GGTGAAGGACCTGGGACTGACCCAGAGAAATGGGAGGAGCTATTCAGATCTGTTCAATCAGACTAG